A window of the Yersinia rochesterensis genome harbors these coding sequences:
- a CDS encoding ImcF-related family protein, translating into MGLIGMAFWWRWKQNIRQIAFKPKLPTKQATDKTPASNKLTSDIKTCLQSLYGRFWPRKVRILLLTGSAADVEQLTPGLTSQYWQEDSGTVLLWGGDLGAQADSAWLSALRKLRGRPLDGVVWVTSALAQRTTLGQKESKTTLTTDMMDSVAQAFAARFELLGWRLPLYVWSLHADGGADRITQSVGCLLPAGCQPDELSTQLAGLLPSLIEQGTQQISSNTQHPFLLQLADQLARQPDSVAGPLATLLNPYRPSPLAGVIFSPASINAKRSVKHHWGKDNRWDVLIDSLPSLPAGLAAKKLGFVWRKTLAMAVAGVMVLWGAGMVMSFLVNRDTINVSESQVKLAANVQQPLPARLQALLDLQHTLDRLQYRQQQRAPWYSRFGLSQNDALLAALWPHYQASATPLLRDAAARHLEEQLSTMAQLPPDSPLRDTLVKPAYDQLKLYLMLARPEKMDAAWFSTTLLRDWPQRSGVPDNLWQGSGPALLDFYARNLPLHPAWRLTPDENLVSQVRTRLISQMGARNSESSLYQKMLVQVAHQYADLRLSDMTGDTDAERIFTTDAVVPGMFTRKAWEDAVKPAIEKVVSERREEMDWVLSDSQHAVLQQDSPEALQARLKERYFADFSTSWLDFLNSLHWQQAQTLSDSIDQLTLMADVRQSPLVALMNTLSVQGKTGQTGEALSDSLVKSAKNLLNRDEQPAIDQQAGAQGPLDATFGPVLALMDGKAGGQGNTNLSLQTFLTRVTQVRLKLQQVVNAADPQAMTQTLAQTVFQGKAVDLTETRDYGSLVAASLGQEWSGFGQTVFVQPMEQAWQQVLTPAAQSLNAQWQASIVDDWNSTFGGRYPLKDTSSEVSLPLLARYLNSDSGRIARFLQTRLNGVLHKEGSHWVPDSINAQGLTFNPAFLKAVDQLSYLSDVVFANGEAGIRFELRPGTAKDVMQTDLVIDSQKLSYYNQLPVWKRFTWPHDTEAPGASLSWISTQAGTRQFADLPGAWGWIRLLDKAQVTPYQGVNSSFNLTWKAPDGRPLNYTLRTEAGEGPLALLKLRNFVLPTQIFSVDATGGAQKADSATGEEY; encoded by the coding sequence ATGGGGCTTATTGGGATGGCATTTTGGTGGCGGTGGAAACAAAATATAAGGCAGATTGCTTTTAAACCAAAGCTACCGACGAAACAAGCAACGGATAAAACCCCCGCCAGCAACAAGTTAACATCTGATATTAAAACGTGTCTCCAGTCTCTCTACGGCCGCTTCTGGCCCCGCAAAGTACGCATTCTGTTACTCACCGGCAGTGCGGCGGATGTGGAGCAACTCACCCCCGGCCTGACGTCGCAATACTGGCAGGAAGACAGTGGCACCGTGCTGTTGTGGGGAGGCGATCTGGGGGCGCAGGCCGATAGCGCGTGGCTGAGTGCCTTGCGTAAATTACGTGGACGTCCGCTGGATGGCGTCGTCTGGGTGACTTCAGCCTTAGCCCAACGCACGACACTGGGTCAGAAAGAATCAAAAACAACCCTCACCACCGATATGATGGACAGCGTGGCGCAGGCGTTCGCGGCACGTTTTGAGCTGCTCGGCTGGCGGTTGCCGCTGTATGTCTGGTCACTGCATGCCGATGGCGGCGCCGATCGCATCACACAATCCGTGGGTTGTTTGCTGCCTGCGGGTTGTCAACCGGACGAACTGAGTACGCAACTTGCCGGGTTGTTGCCGTCGCTGATTGAGCAGGGTACGCAACAGATTAGCAGCAACACCCAGCACCCATTTTTATTGCAACTGGCGGATCAGTTAGCGCGTCAGCCGGACTCTGTCGCGGGCCCCCTTGCTACGCTGCTGAATCCCTATCGCCCTTCACCGTTGGCGGGGGTGATATTCAGCCCGGCGTCGATCAATGCAAAGCGCAGCGTGAAACACCACTGGGGCAAGGATAACCGCTGGGATGTGTTGATTGATTCACTGCCGTCATTGCCCGCAGGCTTAGCCGCGAAAAAGCTCGGGTTCGTCTGGCGTAAAACGCTGGCGATGGCGGTGGCGGGCGTCATGGTGTTGTGGGGCGCGGGCATGGTGATGTCATTCCTGGTTAACCGCGACACCATTAATGTCAGTGAATCTCAGGTGAAACTGGCGGCTAACGTGCAGCAGCCCCTGCCTGCGCGTCTGCAAGCGCTGCTGGATCTGCAACACACGTTAGACCGATTGCAGTATCGCCAGCAACAGCGCGCCCCCTGGTACAGCCGGTTTGGTTTGAGCCAGAACGATGCTTTGCTGGCCGCACTCTGGCCACACTATCAGGCCAGCGCCACCCCTCTGCTGCGCGATGCCGCTGCTCGTCACCTTGAAGAACAACTTAGCACCATGGCGCAGCTTCCACCGGATTCTCCGCTGCGCGACACACTGGTAAAACCCGCCTATGACCAGTTAAAACTCTATCTGATGTTGGCGCGGCCGGAGAAAATGGATGCAGCATGGTTTAGCACCACGCTGCTGCGCGACTGGCCGCAGCGCAGCGGTGTGCCGGACAATCTCTGGCAGGGCAGTGGCCCAGCGCTGCTGGATTTTTATGCCCGTAATCTTCCCCTGCACCCGGCCTGGCGTCTGACACCGGATGAGAATCTGGTTAGTCAGGTGCGGACCCGGTTGATCAGTCAGATGGGGGCGCGTAACAGTGAGTCTTCGCTCTACCAAAAGATGCTAGTTCAGGTAGCGCATCAGTATGCTGATCTGCGCCTGTCTGATATGACCGGCGATACCGATGCTGAACGCATCTTTACCACCGATGCCGTGGTGCCGGGCATGTTCACCCGTAAAGCCTGGGAGGACGCGGTAAAACCGGCGATTGAAAAAGTGGTCAGTGAGCGCCGGGAAGAGATGGACTGGGTGCTGAGCGACAGCCAACATGCCGTGCTGCAACAGGATTCCCCTGAAGCCCTGCAGGCGCGGTTGAAAGAGCGCTATTTCGCCGACTTCTCCACCAGTTGGCTCGATTTTCTCAACAGCCTGCACTGGCAGCAGGCGCAGACGCTGTCGGACTCCATCGACCAGCTCACCCTGATGGCAGACGTGCGTCAGTCTCCTTTGGTGGCGCTGATGAACACCCTGAGCGTACAGGGGAAAACCGGACAAACTGGGGAAGCGCTGTCTGACTCGCTGGTGAAATCGGCCAAAAATCTGTTAAACCGCGATGAGCAGCCCGCTATTGATCAGCAAGCGGGTGCCCAGGGGCCGTTGGATGCCACGTTCGGGCCAGTACTGGCGCTGATGGACGGCAAGGCGGGCGGGCAGGGCAATACCAATCTCAGTCTGCAAACCTTCCTGACCCGTGTCACTCAAGTACGGCTTAAACTCCAACAGGTGGTGAATGCTGCTGATCCTCAGGCCATGACCCAGACTCTGGCGCAGACGGTATTTCAGGGCAAGGCGGTCGATCTGACCGAAACCCGCGATTACGGCAGTCTGGTGGCCGCCAGCCTTGGTCAGGAGTGGAGTGGCTTTGGTCAGACGGTGTTTGTCCAGCCGATGGAACAGGCGTGGCAGCAGGTATTAACCCCTGCCGCTCAGAGCCTGAATGCCCAGTGGCAGGCATCTATCGTCGATGACTGGAACAGCACCTTTGGCGGGCGTTATCCGTTAAAAGATACCAGCAGTGAAGTGTCACTCCCGCTGCTGGCGCGTTACCTCAACAGCGACAGTGGCCGTATCGCCCGTTTTCTGCAAACCCGGCTGAATGGCGTGCTGCACAAAGAGGGCAGCCATTGGGTGCCGGACAGCATCAATGCACAAGGACTGACGTTTAACCCGGCGTTCCTGAAAGCGGTGGATCAACTGAGTTACCTGTCTGACGTGGTGTTTGCCAACGGAGAAGCAGGCATTCGTTTTGAACTGCGCCCCGGTACCGCCAAAGACGTGATGCAGACTGATCTGGTGATCGACAGCCAGAAACTCAGCTATTACAACCAGTTGCCAGTCTGGAAACGTTTCACCTGGCCCCATGATACTGAAGCACCGGGGGCTAGCCTGAGCTGGATAAGTACCCAGGCCGGTACCCGACAGTTTGCCGATCTCCCTGGGGCTTGGGGATGGATCCGATTACTGGATAAGGCTCAGGTCACCCCGTATCAGGGGGTAAACAGCAGTTTTAATCTGACTTGGAAAGCCCCTGACGGCAGGCCGCTGAACTACACCTTACGGACTGAAGCCGGAGAAGGTCCGTTGGCCTTACTGAAACTGCGGAATTTTGTCTTACCGACGCAAATATTTAGCGTAGATGCCACTGGCGGCGCTCAGAAAGCGGATAGCGCAACCGGAGAAGAATACTGA